TAGAATATTGGATTTCTGCAAATAGAATGCAAGTAAATTCTGAAAACGAATGGtgaaaattcattcaaaacttTTTGACTTATAAACTATGATGAAAGCCTACTTGAGCACAGTCAACATTGCTTTGTGACTGTACTGCAGCAGAAGAGCTAGAAGATTCATGACTTGCTAACTGTCTCTTTACACGTTTTGAACCAGCTGTTGTCGAAACTTTCAAAACTTCCTGCAAGACACAAAGTTAATCAAAAAGGATTTATATATACGTAATTTTGTTTATCAGATTTTCATCTACATGCTAAATTGTGATGCTAGTTCTGACCTGTCGCCTTTGTGAATTCTGCTCTTCCTCTGGGAAGAAGTACTCCCACATCATTTTGTACATTGTCTCTGACAAATGGATTCTGAGAGGGTAAATCTCCACCTACAAGATTTACAGGTATTATCAAAGGGATATCGAAACTTACACAACAAGCAAGAACAGTTCATTTAAAAAGATCAAACAaagtcataaaataaaaaaaaagagttacaaGTATTAGCATGTTTCTGTCTGTCACATTAGCAAATCCAGAATCAAATGATGCAAAGCAACCGAAGATACTTACATGAAAAAGTTCAAGATGATTTCCATCTTTTGGTGTTCCCTGCTTTGCATCCACACGTAGCATGAATTGCCTGCAAACAAAATTACATTTCACTTCATATGTGGTAAGAAAGATGAAGCACACTTCATACAGTtcatagttatttttttatggTTCCTTTCATATCTCTTAAACAATCACTACTTTTTCCAAAGGCAACTATAAAACCatcatttataaagaaaaatatcaagAAACCATAATAAATGTCTTGCAAATCATGTGACATATGGAAAAAAATACAGGCATGGTAGATAAGCAAGCAAGGAAAACGTACTTTCCCCACTCGGATGGAGGATTCCATGCTGATAAAATCATATCCGAAGTTGCATTACACAGACAGTTCCTAACAACAAAGAACTTGGTGGTGAATCGAGCAACACCAATGCCTTTGTAATCTCGTTCAAAGTCATAAATCTGCATGTATAAATCcaattaaatatatactattttttttacataatgcAACGAACTAAGCAATCAACTAAGAAGACTGAGAAAGTTTCGAAGTAAATTGATGTTATCTCTCAAACATTCCATTTGTATAAAGAGTAGTCAGGATATTTATGATTGTGAATACTTAAACATGATGCATAAACTTACCATGTTATTTATATCTGCTTCAGCAAAGGCTCTACCATCTACAACCATGCACCAAACAACCCTATTAATTTCCAAGGAAATGCGCATAGCATATGGTGCACTTTTGTTCTTCTCCATCAGTTGCAGATTTGCAGACTTCTGCTGCGCACTTCTTAAAGATGCAGAAGCCATCTTTCTAGACTTCTGTACATATAAGAGCTCTTTCTTTAGTCTTTCCACCTAAATCAGACCAACAAGAATAGCAATATCAACTTTATATCGTCACAACATTATAATTTGGCGTAATTACTCTCAAGAATATAAGTAAAGCCCATACAAAAGAAACAGATTGGTATATAATATAAtgtagggctgggcaaataaaccgaacccgaaaacccgaaccgaatccgatccgataaaaatgaatccaaaccgatccgaacccgacgtaaataccgaatggatcttgttttgtggtatttcgggttatgagTATTATCCGTaccgaacccgaatctaaatggatatccgataaaacctgaaacattcaaaacctcgaaaagatcttgtaccaaacatgatctcaattcctaatatgtatccaaaatacactaagaaatattgaacatctaaaatacttatctattacatgaaggttggtggTTCTATTGCATGAAGGCTGATGGTTGAAGATGGCCGTTGAATCTTgaagtatttagattttgattttgttttcgttaaacattgtttctcatttcatgcgAACTTGGTTTtcattttatgcttttatttatttggttttctttttatcagtaaatatgtttacttttcgtttgattttgaatgatcacggttgatgttccttatttttgaatcgatttttacttaagttttggttacaaaataggtacaaatcaggtattttaaaactgaagaacagattttactcatgttttggttataaaataggtaaaaatcaggtacttttaaaccgaaaaaccgattgggactcgaacccgaaagtatattggattataccggttctttgaagatttactaaccccgacccgaacccgatagaacccgaaccggtcccgaatcgaactttcatataatccgaatggggctgattttgataaatccGAAAAACTGAAACCcgattggataaaaccgaaacccgtttgggaccccgaatgcccaggcctaatatAATGGTTGCATGCACATCACTTAGTAACGAAATAAGTTGAAGCAGGAACAAAGAATTATGAAGAAAAACCTATGccaattcaaaaaataaagtttGGACAATAGTTTGAGTGGTGGTTATGTGAAATATTAAGGGCTGAAATGAAGAAAATGTGTACTTTTATTTAGCCCTAAATATTTCACATAAAGGACTTTTATACACATTTTCTTCATTATTCCGCAAACATGCCGATAGTCTTTCAATAAAAGAAAATCTGTACTTTTATTTAGTTTGGAAATCTAAATAAACATTattcattcattcaaaaaaacaaacattattcCGTACGTAGATACTTACCAGTATGGATTTTCTGGAACTAATCATCCACGAGTCACCTTCTTTCTCCACATGCGTGTCTTCCATATTACCGGAATAATGAGACAATATTTGAATATCAACAAGAAGCAACTTTTGCTCCCATTCTTTCTCTTTAAGGTTGATTTTTGCAATTTCTACTTCTTCATTTCCGTACGGAATTACTTCATCAACAGCGTCATCATCTTCAGTTGGAAAATGGAGACTACTTTTGCGAGGCCTGATTCATAAAAAGAACTCCATTATAATGCAAGAAAATGCTTGCAAAACAAACAGAAAacaagtttttgaagtttaccCATACGAATCATTTAGTTGAAATGGTGGCTTTAGAATAAATATGGATTATAAAATTTACTTGTGCCTATTTCAAGCTAATAATTAACTACACAGAAGAACAAATGAAAATGGTCGTTCCTTTAATTTTATTCAGGTTTTCGTTACTTGCTTTGGAGGAAAGAGAAGGATGGTCAAAACGTCCATCATAACTTGGAACTGTCGAGATGTCATTGTAGCTTTTATATTCCGCGAATTAAAAGTAATCTCTTCGAATGGTTTTATCTGCAAAATGGCATAAAAGAATGTAGTTACAAaatttaacccaaaaaaaaaaaaaaagaatgtagtTACAAAGGAGATAATAATTAGGTTGCTTGTCTAGAAAGACAATTAGAATCGAAAAGGAAACCCATTATGTTTAGTTACACGAGGGCATTTGTTTTACGTGTACTTCAACTGAACTACTCCTAACCGGCAATGCAATTCCTTTCATTTGGTGCTATATTATCATTTAGATCTTTACTTGCCTACTTTTTGGATGTTGCTTTGAATTTGGACTAGATCGTTAAAACAGAGAAGAGATTTAAGAAACCTACTAGTTTTCTAGCAAAAACTATAACTAGATGGTGTTACCTTCAGATCCGAGGATAGACCTTCGTGTTTGGTATACCGCAAGTACATGTCACAAGGCATGAAAACCTTTTCAAGTAGAGCCCCAGTACGCTTCAGTTTTGGTGAGTTTCTTCGAATATTTGGGAGCCACTGCACCCCAGCACCTGGGTCAACATCAGTGAGAGCAACATGGGCCTGCACATGCTCTAACATCACAGAAATTTCCAATCGTGTCCATGTCATTTCAGGAATACGTTTTGGACTCTGTAAACTTGTTGTGCCAAGAAACTGCACGATTACTTCTTCGTCAACACGCATAATAGATTTAAATGATCGTGCTATAACACGACCACTAGCGGCAGCCAGCAGAAAGCGACCCTGGTATCCATCAAAGTAAGGTGTATCAACGAGTAAACAAACTCCTTACACCCAAAACAATAACAGCGCCAATTTGGTTGGTTAACTATGTTGCCACGCACTAAAACAGGTAAAGCTGTTGAATGCACATTCTCACGCATATGATTACTTACTTTACCCTCCTCTGAGTGAAGATTAAACTGTGGCTCAATGACATTCACCATGAAGTGACTAATGCCTTCTTCATGAGATCCGCTGGTCTCAACTTTATCTTCATATAGATCAGTGTAAAAAGTTAATAATGTTCTTAGCGGAGTTACATTATATTTAGAAACTCCACCtcgtgaaaaaaaaattgtgtaagaAGAGAAAAATTCTGAAACAAATGGCAGTTACTAAATGAATTGAACACATACCAATTGTTCGGCTTTCTCCTGAGCTTGCAGAAGATGTTGAAGTTTCctcttgatttttttggtttccttcAAGAATCTTGCTCTGCGTATACTGACGAGAAGGAGAAGGTTCGAACCCCTTCGATATTCCGCTAACAAAAGAGAAAACAGCATCCCTATTCTCTATCGTCCACAAGAGTTTGAGACCATAAACAAAGACCCGCTGACAGTTGTCAGAAAGGACTATATTGTATCCATCATCATCACTAGGATCTGATTGTAGATCttcatcactctcgtttctatttGTAACCTCAAGATTTTTTCTTCCAGCCTCCTGCCATGCGGATAGTCTTTCAATATCAGCTTTTGGAGCCTGTCTTCTAATAGTACAATAATCACAAGACAATAGAAACCCTGTATCACGATTCTTTTCATCCCCCTTGTGCCCATCTTTGTTAATAAAAACCTTAGGCACATGAACATCAAGACCTTGATATACAAGGTCAAGTGCATCCCGCTTGCACTCTAATGTATAATTTTGCTTCCCGCGACTGTAGCATAATTCGTATTTTAGCTCTTTAATATCAAAGTTCAATCCTTTGGCAGGGTCATCAAGGTCACTAGGCACGTAGTTTATTAGAAAAGGAGTGGCATCTACACGGACCATAAACTCCGTGATCACCTGATCTAGAGATAAGTCTTCAGCTACTAGGACAACTCTTGGGACTCCAAACCTAGTCCTTCCGGAGAAAGAACGTAACATGTGCGGAGGATCACTATACAAACTGCAGCACTTGAGTATCCATGCCAAATCTTGTGCTCCAAGATTAATTGTTGGTGATGAAGGAGACATGCTCTCATTCTTGTCACTGGCTCTAAGGGATAAATTGCATCGAAGCGAGAGCGATGCTGATCTCAGCGGATCAAGAACATTCAAAGAACTCCCAGGCTCGCATTCCCAGTCCATTGTAACTTGGATATTAAACAGCGGGGCTTCGAAAAACGCAGCTCCAGAGTTGCCGCCAGCTGGAACATTTAGAGAGTGTCGACTCCTCAACTTTATCTTAAAGTCTTTAGCATTAACAACCACACGACCATCTGACTGCTTAAATTCGATAGGACCGGTAACTATTTGGAGTTCATCTTGACTCTCATATGGATCTGATGTAGCAAGAACATTCCACTTGGACGATTCAGAAAAAGATAAAGTGATATTGCAATGAACGTTGTTTCTCATATTATCCCACCAAGGTAAGCTTTGTTCCTCGTTGGAAACCTGTGGGGCACATGGACTCCTTGGACTAAGAGCCACTGTGAAGGCATAGCTAATGTCTGCAAAAGCTGGTTCATATCCAACTCCAAAAGAAACTTCTCCTTGTTCAAAGCAAATGCTCAAATCCGAGTGTGTCTTCATTTCTGGCTGAGAACTCATCGCCTAGTTTAAGAGAACAATTTCAAGAAGTCAATAACCAGTCAAGTGAGAGATAATAACAAAGATCAATCATAACAAGAAAACAATGATACCTGTTGAACAATGGGACCTTCACATTTGCAAGAACTGGCAGAGAGAAGAGGAAGTGTGTAATTTCTTAACTTAACCACCAAGCTTCCAGTTTTCAGATTAACCTTGCTTCCACTTATTTCTTTACAACTAGGATCAAGCTTTCTCAAGATTTGCATCAACCCAGCATCACTATCACCGCCACGAACTGCCGTCAAGTTTAAATCAAAGTCTGTGGCGCAAACCGAAAGAAGAGAGTTTCTAGCAGCACTTGACTTAAAACCTGCCTGGAATCCCTCCCTACAAGCACCTGAACCCTCCGAGGGAACTAAACCCTGGCATGCTTGATAATATGATCGAAACGACCGTTTCTGAATCTCTTCCTTGACTTTGCTAATAGCTAAAGGATCATGGACATCAATTTCATCCCCATcaaaaactatttttctttCACTTGTTTCTGCACCTTTATGACTTGCTTTGTGTATAAAATCTTCAAGAAACTTCAATCTTACAGCCAACTCACATGCTTCTTTCTTCAGCAGCAGATAGTGTTCATCAAGCCAACCCTGGATAGGTTCTTCCTCAATATATGCGTTTAGCCTTCCTATGCAAAATCTTAACCGGCCAAAACCTGAACTTGAATTCTTAGGCTCCAAGCTTTCTTCTTCAGGTTCAGTTATAAGCTTCAAGTCTCGCAACTTCTCTTCAATGGAATCAGCTATGACGCGCAACTGTAGTTTGCATGGCATGCAAATATTGACATCGAGTCCTTGTACTACCCAGTCCCAAGGACCACTTGTCCTCCTCACAGGGACTATATCATCAGACAAATCCAAAGAGACGGTAGGGATTCTTGATAGTTGCATTCTTGTTGTTTTCAGTACTCGAGATCCGTTCAAAGCAAGCATAAGCTCTTCAACAAGCATTCCTATGAAAGCATTCTCAGTAAAAATTGATAGAGCATTAAATTTGACCTCCACACCATCTCCTAGCGCAGCTGATATCGCCAACATTTCCACATCAATAGCAAAGATCGATTTCCTTTCCGTCGTCTCCACGTCAACCGAACCGGCCGCGCATTCATGTTCTTCAGCATTTTGTGCATATGCCAATGAACTCAAACGCAGATAcagtccatataaatatagatgCACGTCCGGTTCCCAACCCAGCGTTATATCAGCCGcacttaaaagaaaattaatgtcAAGCCCACCAGATAGACGTGTAAGCTTGGCGTTGTGCATATCAAACAATGTTACCTTCGAACAAGGTATATAGAGCTGGTAGATGGCTTTCCCTCCTAAAAATTCCATTTCGGTTGAGTGTTTATCCTTGTTGAGAGAATAGCTAAACCCTGTTACTTCAAGAGAGACCGAGTCTGTAACTGTATTATCCAATCCTGTAGCATCACAGAAATTTACAATGAAACGTGTAAGAGTAAGGTTCGCAAGCCTAGTTTCTTTCTCAGTTGCATGGGATAGTTCCACTCCTCCAGTCTTATTCGTCTTTTCGCCTGAAACAGTTAACTTCTTAAAGCGAGCTTCCAAGGAGACAGCATTTGTTATAAGAGATTCGACGCGCTTGTATGATAAATAGATGCTCATTGTGGTCACGTTTACAGAGAGCACTAAGTCGTTTCTGCA
The sequence above is drawn from the Brassica napus cultivar Da-Ae chromosome A8, Da-Ae, whole genome shotgun sequence genome and encodes:
- the LOC106371885 gene encoding LOW QUALITY PROTEIN: protein SABRE (The sequence of the model RefSeq protein was modified relative to this genomic sequence to represent the inferred CDS: inserted 1 base in 1 codon), producing MAASSATLYFGFLIASITLWMIFRLFTWMLSRVLGMSVRFRVSSRKCLRDVVVMSETGAFESSSADEIKFGVAFLSGELCIKVMIYDLDVVMRSSGALSCDKLTLCFQLGYDRAVGIVVIRTMEIVSGDVTMKLDNDFFSQINPSSATALSTKKPHKEYQLSALAKYSMYFPEKVSFSLPKLDVRCVNRKHDLFAVNNVTAIILRSIKSKSVEDSGDITRLNVQMELNEIHLFREAESSILEIIKVDVVSLIEIPFQPVLPINANLEIELGGTQCNLFISRLEPWLSLLFPEKRTLVVQEEICTREKLKAADMKTIMWTCTFSAPEMTMLCGIDDLPLYHFYSQSSHVFANNISSMDTAIDVELGELNLHLADECQQCYKENILGTEPNSGLLMHIEKISLNWARRDCRNDLVLSVNVTTMSIYLSYKRVESLITNAVSLEARFKKLTVSGEKTNKTGGVELSHATEKETRLANLTLTRFIVNFCDATGLDNTVTDSVSLEVTGFSYSLNKDKHSTEMEFLGGKAIYQLYIPCSKVTLFDMHNAKLTRLSGGLDINFLLSAADITLGWEPDVHLYLYGLYLRLSSLAYAQNAEEHECAAGSVDVETTERKSIFAIDVEMLAISAALGDGVEVKFNALSIFTENAFIGMLVEELMLALNGSRVLKTTRMQLSRIPTVSLDLSDDIVPVRRTSGPWDWVVQGLDVNICMPCKLQLRVIADSIEEKLRDLKLITEPEEESLEPKNSSSGFGRLRFCIGRLNAYIEEEPIQGWLDEHYLLLKKEACELAVRLKFLEDFIHKASHKGAETSERKIVFDGDEIDVHDPLAISKVKEEIQKRSFRSYYQACQGLVPSEGSGACREGFQAGFKSSAARNSLLSVCATDFDLNLTAVRGGDSDAGLMQILRKLDPSCKEISGSKVNLKTGSLVVKLRNYTLPLLSASSCKCEGPIVQQAMSSQPEMKTHSDLSICFEQGEVSFGVGYEPAFADISYAFTVALSPRSPCAPQVSNEEQSLPWWDNMRNNVHCNITLSFSESSKWNVLATSDPYESQDELQIVTGPIEFKQSDGRVVVNAKDFKIKLRSRHSLNVPAGGNSGAAFFEAPLFNIQVTMDWECEPGSSLNVLDPLRSASLSLRCNLSLRASDKNESMSPSSPTINLGAQDLAWILKCCSLYSDPPHMLRSFSGRTRFGVPRVVLVAEDLSLDQVITEFMVRVDATPFLINYVPSDLDDPAKGLNFDIKELKYELCYSRGKQNYTLECKRDALDLVYQGLDVHVPKVFINKDGHKGDEKNRDTGFLLSCDYCTIRRQAPKADIERLSAWQEAGRKNLEVTNRNESDEDLQSDPSDDDGYNIVLSDNCQRVFVYGLKLLWTIENRDAVFSFVSGISKGFEPSPSRQYTQSKILEGNQKNQEETSTSSASSGESRTIDKVETSGSHEEGISHFMVNVIEPQFNLHSEEGKGRFLLAAASGRVIARSFKSIMRVDEEVIVQFLGTTSLQSPKRIPEMTWTRLEISVMLEHVQAHVALTDVDPGAGVQWLPNIRRNSPKLKRTGALLEKVFMPCDMYLRYTKHEGLSSDLKIKPFEEITFNSRNIKATMTSRQFQVMMDVLTILLFPPKPRKSSLHFPTEDDDAVDEVIPYGNEEVEIAKINLKEKEWEQKLLLVDIQILSHYSGNMEDTHVEKEGDSWMISSRKSILVERLKKELLYVQKSRKMASASLRSAQQKSANLQLMEKNKSAPYAMRISLEINRVVWCMVVDGRAFAEADINNMIYDFERDYKGIGVARFTTKFFVVRNCLCNATSDMILSAWNPPSEWGKQFMLRVDAKQGTPKDGNHLELFHVEIYPLRIHLSETMYKMMWEYFFPEEEQNSQRRQEVLKVSTTAGSKRVKRQLASHESSSSSAAVQSQSNVDCAQKSNILDVRSTAGVSADQELRRTSSFDRTWEESVAESVANELLLHSYNSPVSSSNDQKGESSRQMNLKNAKTDKPRSSSSREKKARKKQVEMIKISNIKIRQVELLVTYEGSRLVVNELRLLMDTFARDEFAGTWRGLFARVKKHITCGVLKSVIGIQGKKFSYKSQKNAQFTDDDLKLSNNDESVTWIKKDESGGAGDNFVTSVRGLFNTQRRKAKAFVIRTMRAEAENDFNGEWSDSDVEFSPFARQLTVTKAKXLIRRHTKKFRPSSKRGLTSQQREALPLSVKDFETDASESSYSSESSPYEEFSG